In Panthera leo isolate Ple1 chromosome B3, P.leo_Ple1_pat1.1, whole genome shotgun sequence, a single genomic region encodes these proteins:
- the MTA1 gene encoding metastasis-associated protein MTA1 isoform X2: MAANMYRVGDYVYFENSSSNPYLIRRIEELNKTANGNVEAKVVCFYRRRDISSTLIALADKHATLSVCYRTGPGADSGEEGETEEEVENPETADLPEKLKHQLRHRELFLSRQLESLPATHIRGKCSVTLLNETESLKSYLEREDFFFYSLVYDPQQKTLLADKGEIRVGNRYQADITDLLKEGEEDGRDQSRLETKVWEAHNPLIDKQIDQFLVVARSVGTFARALDCSSSVRQPSLHMSAAAASRDITLFHAMDTLHKSVYDVAKAISALVPQGGPVLCRDEMEEWSASEASLFEEALEKYGKDFTDIQQDFLPWKSLTSIIEYYYMWKTTDRYVQQKRLKAAEAESKLKQVYIPNYNKPNPNQISVNNVKAGVVNGAGAPGQSPGAGRACESCYTAQSYQWYSWGPPNMQCRLCASCWTYWKKYGGLKMPTRLDGERPGPNRSNMSPHGIPARSSGSPKFAMKTRQAFYLHTTKLTRIARRLCREILRPWHAARHPYMPINSAAIKAECTARLPEASQSPLVLKQAVRKPLEAVLRYLETHPRPPKPDPVKSVSGVLSGLTPAKSAPVINNGSPTILGKRSYEQHNGVDGNMKKRLLMPSRGLANHGQTRHMGPSRNLLLNGKSYPTKVRLIRGGSLPPVKRRRMNWIDAPDDVFYMATEETRKIRKLLSSSETKRAARRPYKPIALRQSQALPLRPPPPAPVNDEPIVIED; the protein is encoded by the exons ACTACGTCTATTTCGAGAACTCTTCCAGCAACCCGTACCTGATCCGCAGAATCGAGGAACTCAACAAG ACCGCCAACGGGAACGTGGAGGCCAAGGTGGTGTGCTTCTACCGGAGGCGGGACATCTCCAGCACCCTCATCGCCCTGGCCGACAAGCACGCCA CTCTGTCAGTCTGCTATAGAACCGGACCGGGGGCCGACAGCGGCGAGGAAG GGGAGacggaggaggaggtggagaaccCCGAAACGGCAGACCTGCCTGAGAAGCTCAAGCACCAGCTGCGGCACCGCGAGCTGTTCCTCTCGCGGCAGCTGGAGTCGCTGCCGGCCACTCACATCAG AGGGAAATGCAGCGTCACCCTGCTCAACGAGACAGAGTCGCTCAAGTCCTACCTGGAGCGGGAG gatttcttcTTCTATTCTCTAGTCTACGACCCCCAGCAGAAGACCCTGCTGGCAGATAAGGGAGAGATCCGCGTGGGGAACCGGTACCAGGCGGACATCACTGACCTGCTGAAGGAAG GTGAGGAGGATGGCCGAGACCAGTCCCGACTGGAGACCAAGGTGTGGGAGGCCCACAACCCCCTCATAGACAAGCAGATCGACCAGTTCCTGGTGGTGGCCCG ctctgtgGGCACCTTCGCGAGGGCTCTGGACTGCAGCAGCTCCGTCCGACAGCCCAGCCTGCACATGAGCGCCGCGGCCGCCTCCCGGGACATCACCTTG TTCCACGCCATGGACACGCTGCACAAGAGCGTGTACGACGTTGCCAAGGCCATCTCGGCGCTGGTGCCACAGGGCGGGCCCGTGCTCTGCAGGGACGAGATGGAAGAATGGTCCGCCTCGGAGGCCAGCCTTTTCGAGGAGGCCCTGGAGAAGTACGGGAAGGACTTCACGGACATTCAGCAAGACTTC CTGCCATGGAAGTCGCTCACCAGCATCATCGAGTACTACTACATGTGGAAGACCACCGACAGATACGTGCAGCAG AAACGCTTGAAAGCAGCGGAGGCGGAGAGCAAGTTAAAGCAAGTGTATATTCCCAACTA TAACAAGCCAAACCCGAACCAGATCAGCGTCAATAACGTCAAGGCAGGCGTGGTGAATGGGGCCGGGGCGCCAGGCCAGAGCCCTGGGGCCGGCCGAGCCTGCGAGAGCTGTTACA CCGCCCAGTCTTACCAGTGGTATTCTTGGGGTCCCCCTAACATGCAGTGTCGCCTCTGCGCCTCTTGCTGGACATATTGGAAGAAATATGGTGGCTTGAAAATGCCAACCCGGTTAGATGGAGAGAGGCCAGGACCAAACCGCAGTAACATG AGCCCCCATGGCATCCCAGCGCGGAGCAGCGGGAGCCCCAAGTTCGCCATGAAGACGAGACAGGCCTTCTACCTGCACACCACCAAGCTCACACGCATCGCCCGGCGCCTGTGCCGAGAGATCCTGCGCCCGTGGCACGCGGCCCGACACCCCTACATGCCCATCAACAGCGCGGCCATCAAGGCTGAGT GCACAGCCCGGCTGCCCGAAGCCTCCCAGAGCCCACTGGTGCTGAAGCAGGCCGTGCGGAAGCCTCTGGAAGCTGTGCTCCGGTACCTAG agacccacccccgcccccccaagccCGACCCCGTGAAGAGCGTGTCCGGCGTGCTCAGCGGCCTGACCCCTGCCAAGTCGGCCCCCGTCATCAACAACGGCTCCCCCACCATCTTGGGCAAGAGGAGCTACGAGCAGCACAACGGGGTGGACG GCAACATGAAGAAGCGCCTCTTGATGCCCAGTAGGG GTCTGGCGAACCACGGGCAGACCAGGCACATG GGACCAAGCCGGAACCTCCTGCTCAATGGGAAGTCCTACCCCACCAAAGTGCGCCTGATCCGGGGGGGCTCCCTGCCCCCTGTCAAGCGGCGGAGGATGAACTGGATCGATGCTCCTGACGATGTGTTCTACATGGCCACCGAGGAAACCAG GAAGATCCGCAAGCTGCTATCGTCCTCGGAGACCAAGCGTGCCGCCCGTAGGCCCTACAAGCCCATCGCCCTGCGCCagagccaggccctgcccctgcGGCCGCCCCCACCGGCCCCCGTCAATGACGAGCCCATCGTCATCGAGGACTAG
- the MTA1 gene encoding metastasis-associated protein MTA1 isoform X1, which produces MAANMYRVGDYVYFENSSSNPYLIRRIEELNKTANGNVEAKVVCFYRRRDISSTLIALADKHATLSVCYRTGPGADSGEEGETEEEVENPETADLPEKLKHQLRHRELFLSRQLESLPATHIRGKCSVTLLNETESLKSYLEREDFFFYSLVYDPQQKTLLADKGEIRVGNRYQADITDLLKEGEEDGRDQSRLETKVWEAHNPLIDKQIDQFLVVARSVGTFARALDCSSSVRQPSLHMSAAAASRDITLFHAMDTLHKSVYDVAKAISALVPQGGPVLCRDEMEEWSASEASLFEEALEKYGKDFTDIQQDFLPWKSLTSIIEYYYMWKTTDRYVQQKRLKAAEAESKLKQVYIPNYNKPNPNQISVNNVKAGVVNGAGAPGQSPGAGRACESCYTAQSYQWYSWGPPNMQCRLCASCWTYWKKYGGLKMPTRLDGERPGPNRSNMSPHGIPARSSGSPKFAMKTRQAFYLHTTKLTRIARRLCREILRPWHAARHPYMPINSAAIKAECTARLPEASQSPLVLKQAVRKPLEAVLRYLETHPRPPKPDPVKSVSGVLSGLTPAKSAPVINNGSPTILGKRSYEQHNGVDGNMKKRLLMPSRGTYLGLANHGQTRHMGPSRNLLLNGKSYPTKVRLIRGGSLPPVKRRRMNWIDAPDDVFYMATEETRKIRKLLSSSETKRAARRPYKPIALRQSQALPLRPPPPAPVNDEPIVIED; this is translated from the exons ACTACGTCTATTTCGAGAACTCTTCCAGCAACCCGTACCTGATCCGCAGAATCGAGGAACTCAACAAG ACCGCCAACGGGAACGTGGAGGCCAAGGTGGTGTGCTTCTACCGGAGGCGGGACATCTCCAGCACCCTCATCGCCCTGGCCGACAAGCACGCCA CTCTGTCAGTCTGCTATAGAACCGGACCGGGGGCCGACAGCGGCGAGGAAG GGGAGacggaggaggaggtggagaaccCCGAAACGGCAGACCTGCCTGAGAAGCTCAAGCACCAGCTGCGGCACCGCGAGCTGTTCCTCTCGCGGCAGCTGGAGTCGCTGCCGGCCACTCACATCAG AGGGAAATGCAGCGTCACCCTGCTCAACGAGACAGAGTCGCTCAAGTCCTACCTGGAGCGGGAG gatttcttcTTCTATTCTCTAGTCTACGACCCCCAGCAGAAGACCCTGCTGGCAGATAAGGGAGAGATCCGCGTGGGGAACCGGTACCAGGCGGACATCACTGACCTGCTGAAGGAAG GTGAGGAGGATGGCCGAGACCAGTCCCGACTGGAGACCAAGGTGTGGGAGGCCCACAACCCCCTCATAGACAAGCAGATCGACCAGTTCCTGGTGGTGGCCCG ctctgtgGGCACCTTCGCGAGGGCTCTGGACTGCAGCAGCTCCGTCCGACAGCCCAGCCTGCACATGAGCGCCGCGGCCGCCTCCCGGGACATCACCTTG TTCCACGCCATGGACACGCTGCACAAGAGCGTGTACGACGTTGCCAAGGCCATCTCGGCGCTGGTGCCACAGGGCGGGCCCGTGCTCTGCAGGGACGAGATGGAAGAATGGTCCGCCTCGGAGGCCAGCCTTTTCGAGGAGGCCCTGGAGAAGTACGGGAAGGACTTCACGGACATTCAGCAAGACTTC CTGCCATGGAAGTCGCTCACCAGCATCATCGAGTACTACTACATGTGGAAGACCACCGACAGATACGTGCAGCAG AAACGCTTGAAAGCAGCGGAGGCGGAGAGCAAGTTAAAGCAAGTGTATATTCCCAACTA TAACAAGCCAAACCCGAACCAGATCAGCGTCAATAACGTCAAGGCAGGCGTGGTGAATGGGGCCGGGGCGCCAGGCCAGAGCCCTGGGGCCGGCCGAGCCTGCGAGAGCTGTTACA CCGCCCAGTCTTACCAGTGGTATTCTTGGGGTCCCCCTAACATGCAGTGTCGCCTCTGCGCCTCTTGCTGGACATATTGGAAGAAATATGGTGGCTTGAAAATGCCAACCCGGTTAGATGGAGAGAGGCCAGGACCAAACCGCAGTAACATG AGCCCCCATGGCATCCCAGCGCGGAGCAGCGGGAGCCCCAAGTTCGCCATGAAGACGAGACAGGCCTTCTACCTGCACACCACCAAGCTCACACGCATCGCCCGGCGCCTGTGCCGAGAGATCCTGCGCCCGTGGCACGCGGCCCGACACCCCTACATGCCCATCAACAGCGCGGCCATCAAGGCTGAGT GCACAGCCCGGCTGCCCGAAGCCTCCCAGAGCCCACTGGTGCTGAAGCAGGCCGTGCGGAAGCCTCTGGAAGCTGTGCTCCGGTACCTAG agacccacccccgcccccccaagccCGACCCCGTGAAGAGCGTGTCCGGCGTGCTCAGCGGCCTGACCCCTGCCAAGTCGGCCCCCGTCATCAACAACGGCTCCCCCACCATCTTGGGCAAGAGGAGCTACGAGCAGCACAACGGGGTGGACG GCAACATGAAGAAGCGCCTCTTGATGCCCAGTAGGG GCACTTACCTGG GTCTGGCGAACCACGGGCAGACCAGGCACATG GGACCAAGCCGGAACCTCCTGCTCAATGGGAAGTCCTACCCCACCAAAGTGCGCCTGATCCGGGGGGGCTCCCTGCCCCCTGTCAAGCGGCGGAGGATGAACTGGATCGATGCTCCTGACGATGTGTTCTACATGGCCACCGAGGAAACCAG GAAGATCCGCAAGCTGCTATCGTCCTCGGAGACCAAGCGTGCCGCCCGTAGGCCCTACAAGCCCATCGCCCTGCGCCagagccaggccctgcccctgcGGCCGCCCCCACCGGCCCCCGTCAATGACGAGCCCATCGTCATCGAGGACTAG
- the MTA1 gene encoding metastasis-associated protein MTA1 isoform X3, whose translation MAANMYRVGDYVYFENSSSNPYLIRRIEELNKTANGNVEAKVVCFYRRRDISSTLIALADKHATLSVCYRTGPGADSGEEGETEEEVENPETADLPEKLKHQLRHRELFLSRQLESLPATHIRGKCSVTLLNETESLKSYLEREDFFFYSLVYDPQQKTLLADKGEIRVGNRYQADITDLLKEGEEDGRDQSRLETKVWEAHNPLIDKQIDQFLVVARSVGTFARALDCSSSVRQPSLHMSAAAASRDITLFHAMDTLHKSVYDVAKAISALVPQGGPVLCRDEMEEWSASEASLFEEALEKYGKDFTDIQQDFLPWKSLTSIIEYYYMWKTTDRYVQQKRLKAAEAESKLKQVYIPNYNKPNPNQISVNNVKAGVVNGAGAPGQSPGAGRACESCYTAQSYQWYSWGPPNMQCRLCASCWTYWKKYGGLKMPTRLDGERPGPNRSNMSPHGIPARSSGSPKFAMKTRQAFYLHTTKLTRIARRLCREILRPWHAARHPYMPINSAAIKAECTARLPEASQSPLVLKQAVRKPLEAVLRYLETHPRPPKPDPVKSVSGVLSGLTPAKSAPVINNGSPTILGKRSYEQHNGVDGLANHGQTRHMGPSRNLLLNGKSYPTKVRLIRGGSLPPVKRRRMNWIDAPDDVFYMATEETRKIRKLLSSSETKRAARRPYKPIALRQSQALPLRPPPPAPVNDEPIVIED comes from the exons ACTACGTCTATTTCGAGAACTCTTCCAGCAACCCGTACCTGATCCGCAGAATCGAGGAACTCAACAAG ACCGCCAACGGGAACGTGGAGGCCAAGGTGGTGTGCTTCTACCGGAGGCGGGACATCTCCAGCACCCTCATCGCCCTGGCCGACAAGCACGCCA CTCTGTCAGTCTGCTATAGAACCGGACCGGGGGCCGACAGCGGCGAGGAAG GGGAGacggaggaggaggtggagaaccCCGAAACGGCAGACCTGCCTGAGAAGCTCAAGCACCAGCTGCGGCACCGCGAGCTGTTCCTCTCGCGGCAGCTGGAGTCGCTGCCGGCCACTCACATCAG AGGGAAATGCAGCGTCACCCTGCTCAACGAGACAGAGTCGCTCAAGTCCTACCTGGAGCGGGAG gatttcttcTTCTATTCTCTAGTCTACGACCCCCAGCAGAAGACCCTGCTGGCAGATAAGGGAGAGATCCGCGTGGGGAACCGGTACCAGGCGGACATCACTGACCTGCTGAAGGAAG GTGAGGAGGATGGCCGAGACCAGTCCCGACTGGAGACCAAGGTGTGGGAGGCCCACAACCCCCTCATAGACAAGCAGATCGACCAGTTCCTGGTGGTGGCCCG ctctgtgGGCACCTTCGCGAGGGCTCTGGACTGCAGCAGCTCCGTCCGACAGCCCAGCCTGCACATGAGCGCCGCGGCCGCCTCCCGGGACATCACCTTG TTCCACGCCATGGACACGCTGCACAAGAGCGTGTACGACGTTGCCAAGGCCATCTCGGCGCTGGTGCCACAGGGCGGGCCCGTGCTCTGCAGGGACGAGATGGAAGAATGGTCCGCCTCGGAGGCCAGCCTTTTCGAGGAGGCCCTGGAGAAGTACGGGAAGGACTTCACGGACATTCAGCAAGACTTC CTGCCATGGAAGTCGCTCACCAGCATCATCGAGTACTACTACATGTGGAAGACCACCGACAGATACGTGCAGCAG AAACGCTTGAAAGCAGCGGAGGCGGAGAGCAAGTTAAAGCAAGTGTATATTCCCAACTA TAACAAGCCAAACCCGAACCAGATCAGCGTCAATAACGTCAAGGCAGGCGTGGTGAATGGGGCCGGGGCGCCAGGCCAGAGCCCTGGGGCCGGCCGAGCCTGCGAGAGCTGTTACA CCGCCCAGTCTTACCAGTGGTATTCTTGGGGTCCCCCTAACATGCAGTGTCGCCTCTGCGCCTCTTGCTGGACATATTGGAAGAAATATGGTGGCTTGAAAATGCCAACCCGGTTAGATGGAGAGAGGCCAGGACCAAACCGCAGTAACATG AGCCCCCATGGCATCCCAGCGCGGAGCAGCGGGAGCCCCAAGTTCGCCATGAAGACGAGACAGGCCTTCTACCTGCACACCACCAAGCTCACACGCATCGCCCGGCGCCTGTGCCGAGAGATCCTGCGCCCGTGGCACGCGGCCCGACACCCCTACATGCCCATCAACAGCGCGGCCATCAAGGCTGAGT GCACAGCCCGGCTGCCCGAAGCCTCCCAGAGCCCACTGGTGCTGAAGCAGGCCGTGCGGAAGCCTCTGGAAGCTGTGCTCCGGTACCTAG agacccacccccgcccccccaagccCGACCCCGTGAAGAGCGTGTCCGGCGTGCTCAGCGGCCTGACCCCTGCCAAGTCGGCCCCCGTCATCAACAACGGCTCCCCCACCATCTTGGGCAAGAGGAGCTACGAGCAGCACAACGGGGTGGACG GTCTGGCGAACCACGGGCAGACCAGGCACATG GGACCAAGCCGGAACCTCCTGCTCAATGGGAAGTCCTACCCCACCAAAGTGCGCCTGATCCGGGGGGGCTCCCTGCCCCCTGTCAAGCGGCGGAGGATGAACTGGATCGATGCTCCTGACGATGTGTTCTACATGGCCACCGAGGAAACCAG GAAGATCCGCAAGCTGCTATCGTCCTCGGAGACCAAGCGTGCCGCCCGTAGGCCCTACAAGCCCATCGCCCTGCGCCagagccaggccctgcccctgcGGCCGCCCCCACCGGCCCCCGTCAATGACGAGCCCATCGTCATCGAGGACTAG
- the MTA1 gene encoding metastasis-associated protein MTA1 isoform X4, which yields MAANMYRVGDYVYFENSSSNPYLIRRIEELNKTANGNVEAKVVCFYRRRDISSTLIALADKHATLSVCYRTGPGADSGEEGETEEEVENPETADLPEKLKHQLRHRELFLSRQLESLPATHIRGKCSVTLLNETESLKSYLEREDFFFYSLVYDPQQKTLLADKGEIRVGNRYQADITDLLKEGEEDGRDQSRLETKVWEAHNPLIDKQIDQFLVVARSVGTFARALDCSSSVRQPSLHMSAAAASRDITLFHAMDTLHKSVYDVAKAISALVPQGGPVLCRDEMEEWSASEASLFEEALEKYGKDFTDIQQDFLPWKSLTSIIEYYYMWKTTDRYVQQKRLKAAEAESKLKQVYIPNYNKPNPNQISVNNVKAGVVNGAGAPGQSPGAGRACESCYMSPLRLLLDILEEIWWLENANPVRWREARTKPQ from the exons ACTACGTCTATTTCGAGAACTCTTCCAGCAACCCGTACCTGATCCGCAGAATCGAGGAACTCAACAAG ACCGCCAACGGGAACGTGGAGGCCAAGGTGGTGTGCTTCTACCGGAGGCGGGACATCTCCAGCACCCTCATCGCCCTGGCCGACAAGCACGCCA CTCTGTCAGTCTGCTATAGAACCGGACCGGGGGCCGACAGCGGCGAGGAAG GGGAGacggaggaggaggtggagaaccCCGAAACGGCAGACCTGCCTGAGAAGCTCAAGCACCAGCTGCGGCACCGCGAGCTGTTCCTCTCGCGGCAGCTGGAGTCGCTGCCGGCCACTCACATCAG AGGGAAATGCAGCGTCACCCTGCTCAACGAGACAGAGTCGCTCAAGTCCTACCTGGAGCGGGAG gatttcttcTTCTATTCTCTAGTCTACGACCCCCAGCAGAAGACCCTGCTGGCAGATAAGGGAGAGATCCGCGTGGGGAACCGGTACCAGGCGGACATCACTGACCTGCTGAAGGAAG GTGAGGAGGATGGCCGAGACCAGTCCCGACTGGAGACCAAGGTGTGGGAGGCCCACAACCCCCTCATAGACAAGCAGATCGACCAGTTCCTGGTGGTGGCCCG ctctgtgGGCACCTTCGCGAGGGCTCTGGACTGCAGCAGCTCCGTCCGACAGCCCAGCCTGCACATGAGCGCCGCGGCCGCCTCCCGGGACATCACCTTG TTCCACGCCATGGACACGCTGCACAAGAGCGTGTACGACGTTGCCAAGGCCATCTCGGCGCTGGTGCCACAGGGCGGGCCCGTGCTCTGCAGGGACGAGATGGAAGAATGGTCCGCCTCGGAGGCCAGCCTTTTCGAGGAGGCCCTGGAGAAGTACGGGAAGGACTTCACGGACATTCAGCAAGACTTC CTGCCATGGAAGTCGCTCACCAGCATCATCGAGTACTACTACATGTGGAAGACCACCGACAGATACGTGCAGCAG AAACGCTTGAAAGCAGCGGAGGCGGAGAGCAAGTTAAAGCAAGTGTATATTCCCAACTA TAACAAGCCAAACCCGAACCAGATCAGCGTCAATAACGTCAAGGCAGGCGTGGTGAATGGGGCCGGGGCGCCAGGCCAGAGCCCTGGGGCCGGCCGAGCCTGCGAGAGCTGTTACA TGTCGCCTCTGCGCCTCTTGCTGGACATATTGGAAGAAATATGGTGGCTTGAAAATGCCAACCCGGTTAGATGGAGAGAGGCCAGGACCAAACCGCAGTAA
- the CRIP2 gene encoding cysteine-rich protein 2 yields MASKCPKCDKTVYFAEKVSSLGKDWHKFCLKCERCSKTLTPGGHAEHDGRPFCHKPCYATLFGPKGVNIGGAGSYIYEKPSAEGPQVTGPIEVPVVRAEERKAGGPPRGPSKASSVTTFTGEPNVCPRCNKRVYFAEKVTSLGKDWHRPCLRCERCGKTLTPGGHAEHDGQPYCHKPCYGILFGPKGVNTGAVGSYIYDRDPEGKAQP; encoded by the exons ATGGCCTCCAAGTGTCCCAAGTGCGACAAGACGGTGTACTTCG CTGAGAAGGTGAGCTCTCTGGGCAAGGACTGGCACAAGTTCTGTCTCAAGTGTGAGCGCTGCAGCAAGACACTGACCCCCGGGGGCCACGCTGAG CATGACGGGAGGCCGTTCTGCCACAAGCCCTGCTATGCCACGCTGTTCGGACCCAAAG GGGTGAATATCGGAGGGGCCGGCTCCTACATCTACGAGAAACCCTCCGCCGAGGGCCCCCAGGTCACCGGCCCCATCGAGGTGCCCGTGGTCCGGGCTGAGGAGCGCAAGGCCGGCGGCCCCCCCAGGGGGCCCAGCAAAG CCTCCAGTGTCACCACGTTCACGGGGGAGCCCAACGTGTGTCCTCGCTGCAACAAGAGGGTCTACTTTG CCGAGAAGGTGACCTCTCTGGGCAAGGACTGGCACCGCCCGTGCCTGCGCTGTGAGCGCTGTGGGAAGACGCTAACTCCAGGCGGGCACGCGGAG CATGATGGCCAGCCCTACTGCCACAAGCCCTGCTACGGAATACTCTTTGGACCGAAAG GAGTGAATACCGGAGCCGTGGGCAGCTACATCTATGACAGAGACCCAGAGGGCAAAGCTCAGCCCTAG